The following coding sequences lie in one Xylocopa sonorina isolate GNS202 chromosome 15, iyXylSono1_principal, whole genome shotgun sequence genomic window:
- the LOC143430889 gene encoding uncharacterized protein LOC143430889: protein MNYGGNLPDWHQYNVSQTNEVAPSTQNVNSGHLAFIPGVNPPTLNTINLGSESLNKHQNDANFNPRNFQSYNNVSSGPNIPNNSPLASMVQMQNCIGHYGSPNTRNPMLDNINASVDPRNATIGTINDETGYRSNQVPFHGPIGHLSGPNCNLNASSGPGSGPGPGSGPGPVPGSRTNSGAGLGTNPSNGTGSGPMFGPGPRHGQTQGHSSGSGNMGPRNTNINSVPSSGKPGLPTSFIPCKGLCCNSDPNVNYQQWEKYGSYQNNTSYRDNVHPSAYQMENRHFGNNCNFRKDNLEGKDVMGPIMPNASTIDHRRNFASDYKYHKDHLMHRNYPTSTGMFHNYPMQNYNYPTEHQKYAYPVKEHTKASNTNVSNPGMIKHQEQNFIAQQQKFSNKQFQYQNGNMLPKGVPTMNVNMNMTASAQNAYYNSQFQRNIPAEMPHECQEITDSNAMVNRMQSIYMHNSPTQHQVYQQHKIAVQKFSVENHLRELSRIPGYQSHPKYKECVLRYRELKLQQSSGYQNPVQQTARAPTPVNTTAVPPINLQFDQNGMLINSSYLPESFPKVHPPTVEQPPETIEKQSKEQTIAVVANVGKCRRPQQPEQLMIPQQNEHVPSSCAETFQKQSHFSMHKDFNQNQLKVQTSESHSFDALNVNAGNETMMQQKASKEFANKPDLDVRQFLANWDETDDEDGTANMSDAVLSETTPVVVVSYENVNLSSKTPQGSAPEEPKRNNFCSSEPSESRKEDEADVIAAQGLTISYSTPDNPEVAKTTKRTIGEGVMKPGSIIHCISNGPDEIPTIHIVDNLEISNILGASNDQVIQTLEKQKTISVFRESSSNEAEEIVRENADEQDKGDTRVLPANYGAPLDEVNKSATMEDSNVPEAMQASTVSLNDQELRTLSESGKNNMDVTDSMELKKQHSFEESHNPDDISLPDLPTSECTPISTTLNTPIHSDSEESSQNMEDLSISTNPIEVIQNSPVISFTQLNSEEKVKSKSLDTLGLEFQKENRYKNSDSNSDPQQEITLDNFDFSSTSKAKSSETVKIKQAKTLRANVTRKKVFLIDGKESDSRVSDTCGSLTSMEYELEVHQELADGEKNSNRETPGHTHEDRHKSARRSIEMLRPAVQSGDSVDNVNFNANLNSTEFGVELHVLKNERDPFRRKKMKSSAVPTATSCSTSPEVDPSLKKRTKEAGTWEDKYAVKYVDKSLMQRKDADRSKPSRTSEAKKFDDSNSSKGGEHSVCHTTSQYKHYFVAVIKDNVTLSDKRSHGTTEKIASEKTTEFPSKANNIDTKEVTEETDTSKRHATGKAVSTLHENVQSQTSKLLQKDLKTVDGDVRYTAEEIRLLKAYKKRKEKSHQSHNTHADNREDKPRPRSHFLKGVEKDSEKPVENASSQEKNSEQMKQSNEVAATSKVCLEESSQSSVVSLNSEKSEAQEGSKGYSCSKSLNVKHTDFGIQVANVNLKIKDSDAGKELILGSKGQEHTNESMEGIKIEINVSCTDRSSKGQEQNRRLSYDDRSMYDNDDSLCYSSPLDYKRRARVNKQEGTVKLIEKSYRVPEKSDVALDASETSQTRNDADLRSSATLKKDRRGSLGANGEISGIVSKDDHSFNKSACSNNNNNNNNVSSKDIKKVEVIAVTNPGIDHLDVIKSKSAISNTAIADANNKVKGKSKLEDVGDNCTHVDDDRPIRVQKHGTANVVDVLDIMEKDVSSMAHLKSSKKLPETNLVELSTKSLNSLSNLDFNFDRLEYKKCLAATHLNRGYRLDEVLDEDGHSVKWKKPKIDDIFEDCDIFQSSSGYVNPIFSSIDKLEELHTVPVYTTKDGKISYSPNRRFTYHELMTEARKRETSSSARKSHYADTWNSYYNSKFQKLCKRKRHHGFSDRRKHEYKDTKYLYDRKRNYSDEFYSKGSVKYKDYVHSIKNNNAAWSDHCKMDKIYSSSDSDDEIVDHRRDRITDTNSCKKSSAIESKSETTSKSHQTEVTDELNLECKDDVFNKSKEISLEQAQLVQPSMMSNADRENENVVQAKVTEVNRENVNNNNNNCKDEFTSHMGSDTPTTSLQLDLEKESVDDVDKIETSTINNTEDTQENKNSNNECANKIVKSKIIFENRENVDSKDEPSASELLNKESLSNENKQLSNLCDLEKKEDDKGFISTETDVKMQEDSDINVPDTKPNSVEAKNNSENTEDTDFTETDLMNPVESKNKKSEEISDLQMDSNNVIEQITQSIELSEQVDDISQKIVEEPEKSISEENIVENKEEEEEEEEVQFGEKIENENGTCEESTGKEIEENIELSEHQNDEKSLNAFSLDQEKFESQTMRTDDATGDQREHISVQTVEHEIDISTNSDQADNVIAEEQNFHQLNNVIVEEHNFQLDDTSVEEQNFNGFTSDEMATEYSTIKDVAISNADEMEFVSGEIRRNAEETSTEMEAATRNLKNESEAADDPPSVSEQETNPSRSSSVEIEMPVLSIYCTTTKNTPIMNATANKNETKVNEQKEEERHTLNQVSCKNSTISLDSNTDAKAIPKLVIKKNEALNTKSECTLDRVESPECFSRHDAKLSSETRPKIPKMIIVKNRSRSVTPTIENLEKIKSDKVKSLVSEQHGGGMNVDNSDSESYTLKYNTYESKVPKVKIKLEEISSKDLKLYLKRKAAKNIPKVKIKKLKTQESKRFKAEDSSDAEATDSGEDEEDRNFQETTTSDVETERIPKFKLKRHEDNKSLSPEKSRGKDSSISKVFSKKNKKTKEEDFKHSVVKSNNSTAAINDELKKKYPQCIIEKIPKVIIKRTQIGTEFKCEISKSKRTSTAETSKWQPQVKLQRLEVLDHMVRDLKRSKISVNDKLESFKRATININDIIKKDTIYGGKVKLCRSNSVSSLSAVKCKQRRLSDSCYMKVNSKTAIEFGDNLDDMANFRSDSSESRNFKMKEKKDCEQNDASEDETRETETKHSFRNILLTKESNDTIAVKKEYPPVEIKEDTLAMGRKLQNSAAHSHDYENKDNLIIEVDSSDESQTTIEILPASPDSSEDEAKNVEFENAGGANMEDAIPTQLELELELIDNDNVRSGIAKIDRASYSKSMYDNEGSTETYFSEFQHTSRNIFSRDTVDQASQNSEKKSNNHFYSNDLLVKEVLAAKETLRKCLSRTQNEDLEGKRSRPKTVAEKKQGLSFSLVDLGKSLDKPEEAGCNSDKDQGKADSKSRSSEKRGYKSPRELDTKEVEKRCSKHQSQTYSTECPTASTCGNSSVPEQVTISLKGSKKFDNQATNKDSEESQEEKSVKKTSSSTGERKNNGGKTKEDNMPLLVPEFALNFDSSSDRDSSRSPPVITNQEEVEQVMEEVKLMESKVIINQTEKIEENKIHSYEDCEMTIADIITQLAYHEKATIKHKRYCNLCERWFPTTSRHRRHLAGYQHRYMELAQRKSIHALFILFTGKPCPRLLPANIIRSDCSIGELTPLQIAVQDVAKCVDYTQQKDKTKE, encoded by the exons CAGAAGTAATCAGGTGCCTTTTCATGGACCTATCGGCCATCTGAGCGGACCAAATTGTAATTTAAATGCATCATCCGGACCTGGATCGGGTCCAGGACCTGGGTCAGGTCCTGGACCTGTCCCCGGATCGAGAACCAATTCCGGAGCCGGACTTGGAACTAATCCTAGCAACGGAACTGGGTCTGGTCCTATGTTCGGACCCGGTCCCAGGCATGGACAAACGCAAGGACACAGTTCAGGTTCTGGAAACATGGGACCAAGGAATACTAATATCAATTCAGTACCATCTTCTGGAAAACCAGGACTACCCACTTCGTTCATTCCTTGCAAAGGCTTATGTTGCAATTCCGATCCTAACGTTAACTATCAACAGTGGGAAAAATATGGATCCTATCAAAATAACACTTCATACAGAGATAATGTACATCCGTCTGCTTATCAGATGGAAAATAGGCATTTTGGAAATAATTGTAACTTTAGGAAAGATAATCTAGAAGGTAAAGACGTAATGGGTCCTATTATGCCCAATGCGTCCACCATAGATCATAGGAGAAACTTTGCTTCAGATTACAAGTATCACAAGGATCACTTAATGCATAGAAATTACCCAACGTCTACGGGAATGTTCCATAACTACCCCATGCAGAATTATAATTATCCGACGGAGCATCAGAAATACGCTTATCCTGTAAAAGAACACACAAAAGCAAGTAACACGAACGTCTCTAATCCGGGGATGATCAAGCATCAGGAACAAAATTTCATTGCTCAACAACAAAAGTTTAGTAACAAACAATTTCAATACCAGAACGGAAACATGCTACCCAAAGGAGTGCCTACGATGAATGTAAACATGAACATGACCGCGTCTGCTCAAAATGCTTATTATAATTCACAGTTCCAGCggaacattcccgcggaaatgcCTCACGAATGTCAAGAAATCACCGATAGCAACGCGATGGTAAACAGGATGCAAAGCATCTACATGCACAATTCTCCTACGCAGCATCAAGTGTACCAACAACACAAGATAGCGGTGCAGAAATTTTCCGTGGAGAATCATCTTAGAGAGCTAAGTAGGATACCAGGTTACCAGTCTCATCCTAAGTATAAGGAATGCGTCCTCAGAtatagagagttaaaattacagCAATCTTCAGGCTATCAGAATCCGGTTCAACAAACTGCGCGCGCACCGACGCCGGTGAATACTACAGCAGTGCCCCCAATCAATTTGCAATTTGATCAGAATGGTATGTTGATAAATTCCAGCTATCTGCCGGAGAGCTTTCCTAAGGTGCATCCGCCAACGGTGGAGCAACCACCAGAAACCATAGAGAAGCAAAGCAAGGAGCAAACAATCGCTGTTGTAGCAAACGTAGGAAAGTGCCGTCGGCCACAGCAGCCGGAGCAATTGATGATTCCTCAACAAAATGAACATGTTCCTTCCTCTTGTGCAGAGACATTCCAGAAACAGAGCCATTTCTCGATGCACAAGGACTTCAATCAAAACCAACTGAAAGTACAAACGAGCGAGAGTCATAGTTTTGATGCGCTAAACGTAAACGCCGGCAATGAAACGATGATGCAGCAGAAAGCTTCGAAAGAATTCGCGAATAAACCAGACCTGGATGTCAGACAGTTTCTGGCTAATTGGGATGAAACGGACGACGAAGACGGAACGGCCAATATGTCCGATGCTGTTCTAAGTGAAACAACTCCAGTGGTTGTAGTGAGCtacgagaatgtaaatctgtCGTCGAAAACGCCGCAAGGGAGCGCCCCCGAAGAGCCGAAAAGGAACAACTTTTGCTCGAGCGAACCTTCGGAGAGCAGAAAGGAGGACGAGGCGGATGTGATTGCAGCCCAAGGCTTGACAATATCGTATTCCACGCCTGACAATCCCGAAGTCGCTAAAACGACTAAGAGAACAATTGGAGAGGGCGTGATGAAGCCTGGAAGCATCATACACTGCATCAGCAACGGCCCCGACGAGATCCCCACGATTCACATAGTAGATAATTTAGAGATAAGCAACATTCTTGGAGCATCCAACGATCAGGTCATTCAAACGTTGGAGAAGCAGAAGACTATATCGGTTTTTAGGGAGTCGAGCAGCAACGAGGCAGAGGAAATTGTTCGCGAGAACGCAGATGAACAGGACAAAGGTGACACTCGTGTATTACCCGCAAATTACGGTGCACCTTTGGACGAGGTTAATAAAAGTGCAACCATGGAGGATTCAAATGTTCCAGAAGCTATGCAGGCGTCCACTGTTTCGTTGAACGATCAGGAATTAAGAACTCTGTCCGAATCAGGAAAGAATAATATGGATGTTACTGATAGCATGGAATTAAAAAAGCAGCATAGCTTTGAGGAATCCCATAATCCCGACGATATCAGTCTGCCAGATCTACCAACCTCTGAGTGTACACCAATTTCTACCACACTGAACACTCCTATTCATTCGGATAGCGAAGAATCCTCGCAGAACATGGAGGATCTGTCGATATCCACGAATCCAATAGAGGTGATACAGAATAGTCCGGTAATTAGTTTCACGCAGCTGAACAGCGAGGAAAAAGTGAAGAGCAAGTCCCTTGACACTTTGGGATTGGAGTTCCAAAAGGAGAATCGTTACAAGAACAGCGACTCTAATTCCGATCCTCAACAGGAGATTACTTTGGACAATTTCGACTTCTCCAGCACGTCCAAGGCAAAATCAAGCGAAACGGTTAAAATAAAACAGGCAAAAACCCTCAGGGCCAACGTTACCAGAAAAAAGGTGTTTCTGATCGACGGTAAAGAGAGCGATTCAAGAGTTTCCGACACGTGCGGGTCTCTTACGTCCATGGAGTACGAGTTGGAAGTTCACCAGGAACTGGCGGACGGTGAGAAGAATTCGAATCGTGAAACTCCTGGACATACGCACGAGGATAGACACAAAAGCGCTAGAAGATCGATAGAAATGTTGAGACCCGCCGTTCAAAGTGGCGATTCGGTAGACAACGTTAATTTCAATGCAAATTTAAATTCTACAGAATTTGGCGTAGAGTTACACGTGCTAAAAAACGAACGAGATCCGTTCAGAAGAAAGAAAATGAAGAGCTCAGCTGTGCCTACCGCGACCAGTTGCTCGACGAGCCCTGAAGTTGATCCGAGCCTCAAGAAAAGGACGAAAGAGGCAGGAACTTGGGAAGATAAGTACGCAGTGAAATACGTGGACAAAAGTTTGATGCAGAGAAAAGATGCTGATCGTTCGAAGCCATCGAGAACTTCCGAGGCGAAGAAATTCGATGATTCGAACTCGTCCAAGGGCGGTGAGCATTCTGTGTGCCATACGACGTCTCaatacaaacactatttcgttgCTGTGATAAAGGATAACGTTACTTTAAGCGATAAGAGATCTCACGGCACCACAGAAAAGATCGCGAGCGAGAAAACGACGGAGTTCCCATCGAAAGCAAATAATATCGATACCAAAGAGGTAACCGAGGAGACGGACACTAGTAAAAGGCATGCGACCGGCAAAGCAGTATCAACGTTGCACGAGAACGTTCAATCACAGACTTCCAAGTTGTTGCAGAAAGATCTGAAGACCGTTGACGGTGACGTCAGATACACTGCGGAGGAGATACGTTTGCTGAAGGCATATaagaagagaaaagagaaatCTCATCAGTCTCATAACACGCACGCTGATAACAGGGAGGATAAACCGAGGCCTAGAAGTCATTTTCTTAAGGGCGTCGAAAAGGATTCAGAGAAGCCCGTTGAAAATGCATCCTCCCAGGAAAAAAACTCGGAGCAGATGAAGCAGAGCAACGAGGTAGCGGCGACGAGCAAAGTGTGCCTGGAGGAAAGCTCTCAGTCTTCTGTAGTTAGTTTAAATTCGGAGAAGTCGGAGGCGCAAGAGGGCTCGAAGGGTTACTCGTGTTCGAAGAGTTTGAACGTAAAACATACTGACTTTGGGATTCAAGTTGCGAACGTGAACTTGAAGATCAAGGATAGCGATGCCGGTAAAGAATTGATTCTCGGGAGTAAGGGTCAGGAACACACGAATGAGTCTATGGAGGGGATCAAGATCGAGATCAATGTGTCTTGTACAGACAGAAGCTCAAAGGGACAGGAGCAGAACAGACGATTGTCGTACGACGATCGTAGCATGTATGATAACGATGATTCTCTTTGCTATTCGAGTCCGTTAGATTACAAACGTAGAGCACGCGTCAACAAGCAGGAAGGTACTGTGAAATTAATTGAAAAATCTTACAGGGTCCCAGAAAAATCCGATGTGGCGTTGGACGCTTCTGAAACGAGCCAAACTAGGAACGATGCCGATCTAAGATCGAGTGCTACGCTCAAAAAGGACAGGAGAGGTTCGTTAGGAGCGAACGGTGAAATTAGCGGTATAGTTTCGAAAGATGATCATTCGTTTAACAAGTCCGcgtgcagcaacaacaacaacaacaacaacaacgtatCCTCGAAAGATATTAAAAAAGTGGAGGTGATCGCGGTTACTAACCCCGGTATCGATCATTTGGATGTAATTAAGTCGAAGAGTGCAATATCAAATACTGCCATAGCCGATGCAAATAATAAAGTTAAGGGGAAAAGTAAGCTCGAGGATGTAGGGGATAATTGTACGCACGTGGACGATGATCGACCGATAAGAGTACAAAAGCACGGCACCGCGAATGTCGTGGACGTTTTAGATATAATGGAGAAAGATGTATCCAGCATGGCGCACTTGAAGAGTTCCAAGAAACTGCCAGAAACCAACCTCGTCGAGCTAAGTACAAAGTCGTTGAACAGTCTGAGCAATCTGGACTTCAATTTCGACAGATTGGAGTACAAAAAGTGTCTCGCAGCAACCCATTTAAACCGTGGCTACCGACTAGACGAGGTGTTGGACGAGGATGGCCACTCCGTTAAGTGGAAGAAGCCAAAGATAGACGACATTTTCGAAGACTGCGACATATTCCAAAGCAGCAGCGGATACGTGAATCCGATATTCTCGAGCATCGATAAGCTGGAGGAGCTCCATACAGTTCCTGTATACACTACCAAAGATGGGAAGATATCCTACAGTCCTAATCGAAGGTTCACTTATCACGAGCTGATGACGGAGGCACGTAAACGCGAGACTTCGTCCTCCGCGAGAAAGTCTCACTACGCGGATACTTGGAACAGCTATTACAACTCCAAGTTCCAGAAATTGTGCAAAAGAAAGCGGCATCATGGTTTTAGCGACAGAAGGAAGCACGAGTACAAGGATACCAAGTACCTTTACGATAGGAAAAGGAATTATTCCGACGAATTTTACAGTAAAGGGTCTGTTAAGTACAAGGATTACGTTCATAGCATTAAGAACAATAACGCCGCCTGGTCTGATCACTGTAAAATGGATAAGATTTACAGCAGCAGCGATTCCGACGATGAGATCGTAGATCACCGCAGGGATCGCATTACCGATACGAATAGTTGTAAGAAAAGTTCGGCCATTGAGAGTAAAAGTGAAACTACCTCCAAGTCGCATCAAACTGAGGTTACCGATGAGTTAAATCTGGAATGTAAGGACGATGTTTTTAACAAAAGTAAAGAGATAAGTTTAGAACAGGCACAATTGGTTCAGCCTAGCATGATGTCTAATGCTGATCGAGAAAATGAGAACGTCGTGCAAGCAAAGGTTACCGAAGTCAATCGAGAAAacgttaataataataataataattgtaagGATGAATTTACATCTCATATGGGGTCGGATACGCCAACGACTTCGTTACAGCTCGATCTCGAAAAGGAAAGTGTCGACGATGTAGATAAAATTGAGACTTCAACGATTAATAATACGGAAGATACGCAAGAGAATAAAAATTCGAATAACGAATGTgcaaataaaattgtaaaaagtaaaattatttttgaaAACAGGGAGAACGTGGATTCGAAGGATGAACCGTCAGCGTCAGAATTGCTCAATAAAGAATCTTTGTCAAATGAAAATAAGCAACTGTCTAATCTGTGTGATCTCGAGAAAAAAGAAGACGATAAAGGATTTATTTCGACAGAAACAGATGTTAAAATGCAAGAAGACAGTGATATAAATGTGCCTGATACGAAACCTAATTCTGTAGAAGCTAAAAACAATTCCGAAAATACAGAAGACACTGATTTTACGGAGACTGATCTAATGAATCCGGTAGAATCCAAAAATAAAAAATCGGAGGAAATTTCAGACTTGCAAATGGATTCTAATAATGTAATTGAACAAATTACACAGTCCATAGAACTTTCAGAACAAGTTGACGATATATCTCAGAAAATAGTCGAGGAGCCTGAAAAGAGTATCAGTGAAGAAAATATTGTAGaaaataaagaagaagaagaagaagaagaagaagttcaGTTTGGTGAAAAAATTGAAAATGAAAATGGGACATGCGAAGAAAGCACAGGCAAAGaaatagaagaaaatattgaacTTTCGGAACATCAAAACGATGAGAAGTCATTGAATGCTTTCTCACTAGACCAAGAGAAATTTGAATCTCAAACAATGCGGACAGACGACGCAACGGGCGATCAACGGGAACACATTTCTGTCCAAACTGTTGAACATGAAATCGATATCAGTACAAATTCTGATCAAGCAGATAATGTAATTGCCGAGGAACAAAACTTCCATCAACTAAATAATGTAATCGTTGAGGAACACAACTTTCAATTGGATGATACATCTGTCGAGGAGCAAAATTTTAATGGTTTTACAAGCGATGAAATGGCTACTGAATATAGTACTATAAAAGATGTAGCTATTTCTAACGCAGATGAAATGGAATTTGTTTCAGGAGAAATTAGGCGAAACGCAGAAGAAACTTCAACAGAAATGGAAGCAGCGACTCGTAACTTAAAGAACGAGAGTGAAGCCGCGGATGATCCACCAAGCGTTTCTGAACAAGAAACGAATCCCAGTCGAAGTTCTTCAGTGGAGATAGAGATGCCTGTTCTGAGCATATATTGCACCACCACCAAAAACACACCAATTATGAATGCTACGGCGAACAAAAATGAAACCAAAGTCAACGAGCAAAAAGAAGAGGAGCGTCACACTCTGAATCAAGTTTCCTGTAAAAACTCGACTATTTCGTTGGATAGCAATACAGATGCAAAAGCAATACCAAAGCTGGTCATAAAGAAAAACGAAGCGTTAAACACGAAATCAGAGTGCACGTTGGACCGCGTAGAATCTCCTGAATGCTTTAGCAGACACGACGCGAAACTGTCATCTGAAACGCGTCCAAAAATACCTAAGATGATCATTGTGAAAAACAGATCTCGCTCGGTGACACCGACGATCGAAAATTTAGAGAAAATTAAGTCCGATAAAGTAAAGTCTCTTGTTTCAGAGCAACATGGTGGGGGCATGAACGTGGATAACAGCGATTCCGAGTCGTACACGTTAAAATACAACACTTATGAGAGCAAGGTGCCCAAGGTGAAGATAAAGCTGGAGGAAATATCATCCAAGGATTTGAAACTGTACTTGAAACGAAAGGCTGCCAAGAACATTCCGAAAGTAAAGATTAAGAAGTTGAAAACACAAGAAAGTAAAAGATTTAAAGCCGAAGACAGTTCAGACGCGGAGGCCACAGATTCCGGCGAAGATGAAGAGGACAGAAATTTTCAGGAAACTACAACCAGCGACGTGGAGACTGAAAGGATACCAAAATTCAAGTTAAAAAGGCACGAAGATAACAAATCTTTGTCGCCAGAAAAGAGTAGGGGGAAAGACTCGAGTATTTCAAAAGTtttttcgaagaaaaataaaaaaaccaaGGAAGAGGATTTTAAACACTCTGTTGTAAAATCTAATAACTCCACCGCGGCAATTAACGACGAACTGAAGAAGAAATATCCTCAATGCATTATCGAGAAGATCCCTAAAGTCATAATAAAGAGAACTCAAATTGGTACAGAGTTCAAATGTGAAATTAGTAAAAGCAAGAGGACCTCAACTGCTGAAACTTCCAAATGGCAGCCGCAGGTGAAGTTACAGAGATTAGAAGTTCTGGATCATATGGTGAGAGATTTGAAGCGATCGAAAATCAGTGTGAACGACAAACTCGAGTCGTTCAAGCGAGCAACGATTAATATTAATGATATCATCAAGAAAGATACAATATACGGCGGTAAAGTAAAGTTATGTAGGTCTAATTCGGTGTCCAGTTTGTCCGCGGTCAAATGCAAGCAGAGAAGATTATCTGATTCTTGTTACATGAAAGTCAACTCGAAGACAGCTATCGAATTCGGTGATAATTTAGATGATATGGCTAATTTCAGATCAGACAGCAGTGAAAGCCGAAATTTCAAGATGAAAGAGAAGAAGGATTGTGAACAGAATGATGCCAGTGAGGACGAGACGAGAGAAACAGAAACGAAACATTCCTTTAGAAACATTTTATTAACAAAAGAAAGCAACGATACGATAGCTGTAAAGAAGGAATACCCGCCTGTTGAGATCAAGGAAGATACGCTTGCTATGGGAAGGAAATTACAGAACTCTGCTGCGCATTCACATGATTATGAGAATAAAGATAATTTAATAATCGAAGTTGATTCGTCGGACGAGAGTCAAACGACCATAGAAATTCTGCCAGCATCGCCAGACAGTAGCGAGGACGAGGCAAAGAACGTTGAATTCGAGAATGCTGGCGGCGCAAACATGGAGGACGCGATTCCAACGCAGCTAGAACTGGAATTGGAACTGATCGACAACGACAATGTGCGTTCAGGGATCGCGAAAATTGACCGTGCATCATATTCTAAGAGCATGTACGATAACGAGGGATCAACCGAAACGTACTTCAGCGAATTTCAACATACCTCGCGGAATATTTTCAGTCGGGACACCGTGGACCAAGCATCGCAAAATTCGGAGAAGAAATCGAATAACCATTTTTATTCGAACGACTTGTTAGTAAAAGAGGTGTTGGCTGCCAAGGAGACGCTGAGGAAGTGTCTAAGTCGAACTCAAAATGAGGATTTGGAAGGCAAAAGATCCAGGCCTAAAACTGTGGCCGAGAAAAAACAGGGTTTAAGCTTCAGTCTTGTAGATCTTGGCAAATCGTTGGATAAGCCCGAGGAGGCAGGTTGTAACAGCGACAAGGATCAAGGTAAAGCGGATAGCAAGTCGAGAAGCTCAGAGAAGAGAGGGTATAAATCTCCTCGCGAGCTAGACACGAAGGAAGTCGAGAAGAGATGTTCGAAACACCAGAGCCAAACTTATTCTACGGAGTGTCCCACAGCTTCTACGTGTGGGAACAGCAGTGTACCTGAGCAGGTTACGATATCATTGAAGGGTTCGAAGAAATTTGATAACCAGGCTACTAATAAGGATTCTGAAGAATCGCAGGAGGAAAAATCCGTGAAGAAAACTAGTAGCAGCACTGGGGAACGTAAGAATAACGGAGGAAAAACAAAGGAGGACAATATGCCATTATTAGTGCCAGAATTTGCTTTGAATTTCGATTCCAGTTCGGATAGAGATAGTTCTAGGTCTCCGCCTGTTATAACGAATCAGGAAGAGGTCGAGCAAGTGATGGAAGAAGTGAAATTGATGGAGAGCAAGGTGATAATAAATCAGACTGAAAAAATAGAGGAGAACAAGATACATTCCTATGAAGACTGTGAAATGACCATTGCTGACATTATAACGCAATTAGCATACCATGAAAAG GCAACAATAAAGCATAAAAGGTACTGTAATCTGTGCGAAAGATGGTTCCCTACGACCTCACGGCATCGTCGGCATTTAGCTGGATATCAGCATCGTTATATGGAATTGGCGCAGCGTAAAAGCATTCACGCGCTTTTCATTTTGTTCACTGGCAAGCCGTGCCCGAGACTATTGCCAGCAAACATAATTCGCAGCGACTGTTCCATTGGAGAGTTGACACCTTTGCAAATTGCAGTTCAG GATGTTGCTAAATGTGTCGACTATACGCAACAGAAGGATAAAACGAAGGAATGA